One Edaphobacter flagellatus genomic region harbors:
- a CDS encoding RNA polymerase sigma factor gives MPIISFIATSGIERWAAGALGREAETRACLEEEILDLYGLYRLRLFRYAMSLGLRAQDAEDVVQEVFLVLFRHLEAERSRSNLPGWVFRVTHRFALKRRAKYKAEEFIEGEDRLEFSATTMPTPEDEALFAAQHRRLQRIFLALPETDRLCLQLRAEGLTYRDIAEVLGVSLGSVYNSLTRSLKRMSC, from the coding sequence TTGCCGATAATCTCCTTCATCGCGACGTCAGGAATTGAGCGCTGGGCGGCTGGGGCGCTTGGCCGCGAGGCGGAGACACGGGCCTGTCTTGAAGAGGAGATTCTCGATCTTTATGGGCTGTATCGGCTTCGGCTGTTTCGCTATGCGATGTCACTTGGGCTGCGGGCGCAGGATGCGGAGGATGTGGTGCAGGAGGTGTTTCTGGTCCTGTTCCGGCATCTGGAGGCGGAGCGATCACGCAGCAATCTGCCGGGATGGGTGTTTCGCGTGACGCACCGGTTTGCGTTGAAGCGACGGGCGAAGTATAAGGCTGAGGAGTTCATTGAGGGTGAAGATCGGCTGGAGTTTTCGGCTACGACGATGCCGACGCCCGAAGATGAGGCGCTGTTTGCGGCGCAGCATCGCAGACTGCAGCGTATCTTTCTGGCATTGCCGGAGACGGATCGGCTGTGTCTGCAGCTGCGGGCAGAGGGATTGACGTACAGGGACATTGCGGAAGTTCTCGGAGTGTCGCTCGGCTCGGTGTACAACTCGTTGACACGATCGTTGAAACGGATGAGTTGTTGA
- a CDS encoding anti-sigma factor has product MKERIRHMDHGEALRLLDGEMSLADAAHWRTHLQGCDACAAMLAETESTSNAVKGVVYERAEPVWGQEQANERLRLRLQETSETVKPQRAGLLLPRVRYAFAACAVLVVLLGVAAHYRSQSVLAALPNKNLTPGATREVELAELCAAGDDDDLDPSVSASVQTAVFHEYGIANAAREKDFQVDYLINPQLGGTNDIHNLWPQPYQSTVWNARAKDALERHLHQMVCERKVDLAEAQREIATNWIAAYQKYFHTAKPA; this is encoded by the coding sequence ATGAAGGAACGTATCAGGCATATGGATCACGGCGAGGCGCTGAGGCTGCTTGATGGAGAGATGTCTCTGGCCGATGCAGCGCACTGGAGGACGCATCTTCAAGGGTGCGATGCGTGTGCGGCCATGCTGGCAGAGACGGAGAGCACGTCGAATGCGGTGAAGGGAGTCGTCTACGAGCGCGCCGAGCCGGTATGGGGGCAGGAGCAGGCGAATGAGCGGCTGCGATTAAGGCTGCAGGAGACTTCTGAAACCGTGAAGCCGCAGAGAGCGGGACTACTGCTGCCGCGAGTTCGATATGCGTTTGCTGCGTGTGCGGTGCTGGTTGTTCTTTTAGGTGTAGCCGCGCACTATCGATCGCAGAGTGTATTGGCTGCGCTGCCAAACAAGAACCTGACGCCTGGGGCGACGCGTGAGGTGGAGTTGGCGGAGCTATGTGCTGCTGGGGATGACGACGATCTTGATCCGTCGGTTTCGGCGTCGGTGCAGACGGCAGTGTTCCATGAATATGGGATTGCGAATGCCGCGCGCGAGAAGGATTTTCAGGTGGACTATCTGATCAATCCTCAGCTAGGCGGGACGAACGATATTCACAATCTGTGGCCGCAGCCGTATCAGTCGACGGTGTGGAATGCCAGGGCGAAGGATGCGCTGGAGCGGCATCTTCATCAGATGGTGTGTGAGCGCAAGGTCGATCTGGCTGAGGCGCAACGAGAGATTGCGACGAACTGGATTGCGGCATATCAGAAGTATTTCCACACGGCGAAGCCGGCCTAG